In a single window of the Anabas testudineus chromosome 17, fAnaTes1.2, whole genome shotgun sequence genome:
- the tsen15 gene encoding tRNA-splicing endonuclease subunit Sen15, whose amino-acid sequence MSESSERAPPPNWILQHPTYQQMKKLEVGDSAQVHAAFLVYMDLAEVRRWKEVSCVKSPELQVVLLEGREKEGAPIQTVLPLPVDRSLSHRSIRHVLDRGFPMLLCAVAADSTLVYQRMTDGLVTPDPPAGPFEDVGRRQHRKRRQKTH is encoded by the exons ATGTCGGAGTCGTCAGAGAGAGCTCCACCTCCGAACTGGATCCTTCAGCATCCTACG taTCAGCAGATGAAGAAACTGGAGGTTGGGGACAGCGCCCAGGTGCATGCAGCCTTTCTGGTCTACATGGATCTGGCTGAGG TGCGTCGGTGGAAAGAAGTGTCTTGTGTCAAGAGTCCTGAACTGCAGGTGGTTTTGCTGGAGGGGAGGGAGAAGGAAGGAGCCCCCATCCAGACCGTTCTTCCTCTGCCGGTTGATCGATCGCTGAGCCACAGAAG CATTCGACACGTGCTGGACAGAGGCTTTCCTATGCTGCTGTGCGCAGTGGCGGCTGACTCCACCCTGGTCTACCAGAGGATGACTGATGGGTTGGTGACACCGGACCCACCTGCAGGGCCCTTTGAGGATGTGGGACGGCGGCAGCACCGGAAGAGACGCCAGAAGACACACTGA